Proteins encoded together in one Fibrobacter sp. UWB10 window:
- a CDS encoding DUF4954 family protein, whose translation MQRLLKLKKVLKNSILATSVENFKGIRAGTAKYRHLTEDEIQILEKNGNRSESWDKVMVEPDFDPNRIIRSSFMGEVYLPKFFGTLLLPGDVSFPTGIYDSLVHNCFIENALVHKVAMLSNILVRSSAVVQNVGSIISSGKISYMIGNSMHVGNEMGGRKVAVFPEITMELVEAQLFHKPEPEVAAAFDEQLKAYREETAFPFGVVGKGAVVCNTNIIRNSWIGAHARIEGAEKIRNSVVLSSLEEPSHVYDSVILENSNVQKSVTIHTGAEVQGSVLMSRTTVACKAIVKSSIIAPCCHIEEGEVNSSYVGPMTQMHHHSLLIAALWPEGCGNLGYGANVGSNHTGRMPDQEVMPGQGMFFGLGVNIKFPANYRESPFTLIATGLTTLPQRVKFPFSLIRPGDPQLVGVAPRLNEIVPGWNYARNAYALDRNLYKYSLRGKGIVPATFYSIFSPDTVRYVFDAYQRLQVIAIRDIYTKEHIDGLGENFMRERIRQQAIKTYQEYMERYALEQIITLVVNDANLQAQPVKELRRMATNDANKDVMRVVALPETFDDLLKRYRQLEKDWYERVTHGLDKDNERGRQIFDDYDDAHPIDKGFTEWEKARVEEKLRRLNSIVKIAKPE comes from the coding sequence ATGCAGCGATTGTTAAAATTGAAAAAAGTGCTCAAGAACAGCATTTTGGCGACCTCCGTCGAAAATTTCAAGGGTATCAGGGCCGGAACTGCAAAATACCGCCACCTGACCGAAGACGAAATCCAGATTCTTGAAAAGAACGGCAACCGTTCCGAATCTTGGGACAAGGTCATGGTCGAACCGGACTTCGACCCGAACCGCATTATCCGTTCGTCGTTCATGGGCGAAGTCTACTTGCCCAAATTCTTTGGAACGCTTTTATTGCCGGGCGACGTGTCGTTCCCGACCGGCATTTACGACAGCCTTGTACACAATTGCTTTATCGAAAACGCATTGGTCCACAAGGTGGCCATGCTCAGTAACATTCTGGTGCGCAGCAGCGCCGTGGTGCAGAATGTAGGCTCGATTATCAGTAGCGGAAAAATCAGCTACATGATCGGGAATTCCATGCATGTGGGTAACGAAATGGGTGGCCGCAAAGTCGCCGTGTTCCCCGAAATCACCATGGAACTGGTCGAAGCCCAACTGTTCCACAAGCCTGAACCCGAAGTCGCAGCAGCCTTCGACGAACAGCTCAAGGCCTACCGCGAAGAAACTGCATTCCCGTTCGGCGTAGTCGGCAAGGGCGCCGTGGTCTGCAACACCAACATCATTCGTAACAGCTGGATTGGCGCACACGCACGCATCGAAGGCGCCGAAAAAATCCGCAATTCCGTGGTGCTTTCTTCGCTCGAAGAACCGAGCCACGTTTACGATTCCGTGATTCTCGAAAATTCGAACGTGCAAAAATCGGTCACCATTCACACCGGTGCCGAAGTCCAAGGCTCTGTGCTCATGAGCCGCACGACCGTCGCCTGCAAGGCAATCGTCAAGTCTTCGATTATTGCACCGTGCTGCCACATTGAAGAAGGCGAAGTCAACAGCTCTTATGTGGGCCCTATGACCCAAATGCACCACCACTCGCTCTTGATTGCAGCACTCTGGCCCGAAGGTTGCGGAAACCTCGGCTATGGCGCGAACGTGGGCAGCAACCACACTGGCCGTATGCCCGACCAAGAAGTCATGCCCGGCCAGGGAATGTTCTTTGGCCTCGGCGTAAACATCAAGTTCCCCGCAAACTACCGCGAATCTCCATTCACACTGATTGCAACTGGACTCACCACGCTCCCGCAGCGCGTGAAGTTCCCGTTCTCGCTGATTCGCCCGGGCGACCCGCAACTCGTGGGAGTGGCCCCGCGCTTGAACGAAATCGTGCCGGGTTGGAACTACGCCCGCAACGCCTACGCGCTCGACCGCAACCTTTACAAGTATTCGCTGCGCGGCAAGGGCATTGTACCCGCCACCTTCTACAGCATTTTTAGCCCCGATACCGTGCGCTATGTTTTCGACGCTTACCAGCGCCTGCAAGTGATTGCCATTCGCGACATTTACACCAAGGAACACATCGATGGTCTCGGCGAAAACTTTATGCGCGAACGCATTCGCCAGCAGGCGATTAAGACGTACCAGGAATACATGGAACGTTACGCGCTCGAGCAGATTATCACCCTGGTTGTAAACGATGCAAACCTGCAGGCGCAACCCGTAAAGGAACTGCGCCGCATGGCTACCAACGACGCGAACAAGGACGTGATGCGCGTAGTAGCCTTGCCCGAAACGTTCGACGATTTGCTCAAGCGTTACCGCCAGCTCGAAAAGGATTGGTACGAACGCGTGACGCACGGACTCGACAAGGACAACGAACGCGGCCGCCAGATTTTTGACGACTACGACGACGCGCACCCAATCGATAAGGGATTCACCGAATGGGAAAAAGCCCGTGTCGAAGAAAAGTTGCGCAGGCTGAATTCCATTGTTAAAATAGCCAAGCCCGAATAG
- a CDS encoding M48 family metalloprotease — protein MSSATLILALLLAIEFVARLVLEIRERRLTQMRGGIFAVLRLIPLLNDIVPLPENRKDPAENEFVKKHEEGHASLRHGILRNLAKIALLLLAVWLFAFLLASHGMSLVESILWLHLAAIPFRTLFHLYCWHQEYEADRYAFDKLGKKVAKAAMRNLAESEIPYTKLFAVIYREHPTVAIRSQKILNKEIKAA, from the coding sequence ATGAGTTCTGCTACGCTGATACTCGCCTTATTGCTTGCCATTGAATTCGTGGCACGCCTCGTGCTTGAAATTCGCGAGCGCAGGCTTACGCAAATGCGCGGCGGCATCTTTGCCGTATTGCGCTTGATTCCGCTATTGAATGACATCGTGCCGCTGCCCGAAAACCGCAAGGATCCTGCCGAAAACGAATTCGTGAAAAAACACGAAGAAGGCCATGCAAGCCTGCGTCACGGCATTTTGCGTAACCTCGCGAAAATCGCCCTGTTGCTGTTGGCCGTATGGCTGTTCGCCTTCTTGCTTGCAAGCCACGGCATGTCGCTTGTAGAATCTATCCTCTGGCTTCATTTGGCGGCAATTCCGTTCCGCACCCTATTCCACCTTTACTGCTGGCACCAGGAATACGAAGCCGACCGCTACGCCTTCGACAAGCTCGGCAAAAAGGTAGCCAAGGCCGCCATGCGAAACCTCGCCGAAAGCGAAATCCCGTATACAAAATTGTTCGCAGTGATTTACCGCGAACATCCGACTGTTGCTATACGCAGTCAAAAGATTTTGAACAAAGAAATTAAAGCGGCTTAA